Sequence from the Clostridium saccharobutylicum DSM 13864 genome:
GTGAATTTTAAAGGTCACGCTTCGTCTCCACCATGAAACCAACGAAAATCTAATTTTGGGATTTTCGTGGGTTTATTTTTATTTTAAAAAATATTATTGACACTCCACCTACTGTATCTCTTATAATTTTAACCATAAAAAAATTACAAAGTATAGGGAGATAAGTTTTATGAATGAAGTACAAGAAAGAGATTTTCCAACAGTTGAAGAATTATCACAAGGATTTAGTGAATTTAAGTTGCCTCAGGCGGGTGAATTAGTAGGAAGAAAGATAATACTAAATTATGAAAACGGATATGAAATGATTTATGAATTTTTAGATAATGAAACTATAAAAGTTAAATATATAAATGGAGAAGTGGAAGAAAAAATATCAGCTATTTATACAGCAGTATCGCCAAGAGAAAAAATATATGTAATAGATTTTATATGGTCATTTGGAGAAACTAAATCATTTACTACAGTTATTGATTTAAATAAAAATATCGCTACAACATTAATAGCTGAATTGCCTAATAAAGAGGAAGTAGCTATTTCCCAGTTTGAAAGAGGAGATAAGGGATTACCATTAACATCAGTTAAAGCAGAGTTTGAACATGCTTCAATAGATACAAAATTTAGTAGTGATACAGTGAAACATAAGTTTACAAGTGATTTAATTGGAAAAAGAATATTATTCAAGTATAGTTCGAAGGATGCTTATGAGCATATATATTTAAATGAAAATTATTATACATGGCATTGTGTAAGTGGAATAGAAAAAGGACTTTGTGATACGGATAGATGCTTTTATTTAAAAATAGAAGAAAATTTATATTGGTTTACTTGGCTGGAGAGGGTAGTACCAACAGTAGGAACTGTAGTTGAGGATTTAGATTTAAATAAAATGCGTTCATATGGGAAGATATATGGATATGAATCATATGATATGGGAAAAGTGACCAACTTTCCAGTAGGTTCATATGCTATTATGTTAAATAAAACAGAGTACTAATAAAAATACTAATTACACTAAAAATATTATAATGTAATTGAGATTAACTATTTTTAACTTGGAGGATGAAGTGAATAAATATTTTACTATTGGAGAAATATCAAAATTATTTAATATACCAATAAAAACATTAAGATATTATGATGATATAGAATTATTTAAGCCAGCATTTATTGATAAACAAAGTAAGTACAGATATTATTCTATTGATCAATTTGTAATTATTGATATTATAAAGAATTCTAAATTAATGGGAATGTCATTACAGGAAATAAAAAATGTTATTAATTGTGATTCTTCAATAGAAGACACTTTGTCAATTATAGAAAATCAGATAAATGTATTTAATTCAAAAATATCGGAATTACTAAAAATAAAAAATTCTATGGAAAAGTTAAGAACTACCATAACTGATGCTATGAATTCAAAAAACAATGAGGTATTTATAGAATTTAATAAAGAGCGAAGATACATTTCTTATAATTATGTTTCTAATAATATCGAAGAACAAGAAGTAAATTTAAGAAGAGCGATTTTAGATGTTGAAAGCAGACAAAGGGAAGTATATTCAATTTTTGGGGTTGGAACTTTATATGAAAAATACATAGTAGAAAATAAGATTGTTAATATGGATATTAGATATTATATTGATAATAAATATGATTCTAATAATTATAATATATTACCTGAAGGTTATTATGTTTCAATTATATTTGATGATAACAGTTATAATAAATACAAATATTATAAAAAACTTACTGATTACATAATAAATAAGAAAATTGATGTAGTGGGTGATTTTAGTGAAACATGGATCATACCCAAATCATATAAGAGTAAAGAAATTACTTTAGTAAAATTAGAAATAATGTGCAAATAAAATATATTTAATTTAACTCGTTGTGCTAGTTAAATTAAATAGCATTATTTACAAATAGAAAAGCTCTAATGAATTTGCAGAAGGACCAACAATTTTTGTGGGTCTTTTATTTTTTATTTAAAAATAATTAACTATTTTGACATATAAATAATTATTCTTGAAAGAGAAATAAAAAATAAACTATGTCTAAATTATAAGAGTAGGATATAATTTAGAAAAGAAATTCATTTACAAAGTGAGGTTTAATGATAAATGAGTAAAGAGCAATATAATAAATAATGCTAAAAATACATTAGATATAAATATAGTAGATAAAATATCAGAATTTAAATATAAAGAACTTGATGGATATTATGTGATAGAAGTGTATGTTAAAAATAATATAAAAGCAAAAGAAATGGGAGATATTCTTACTAACATTGAATATTATGCTAAAAAGTGTGGTTTCAATGTTTTGGTAGATTTTTTAAGAGGTTAATATGAAGGATTTGATTGAGAAATTTACATTAGAATGTAGAGCAATAAAAGTTATAGAAAGAGTAGAAAATGAAATAAGTATTGATAAAAATAAAGAATAGTATAGTTGGTGGATTTCAAAGGTTGTGCTTCACCTCGACCATGAAACCCACGAAAATCTAAATATTAGATTTTCGTGGGTTATTTTTATGATTATACATCATGAAGTAAGTTTTTAACTATTTATGTTAAAAAGTATTTTAATTTAGTGCAAAAAAATGTCCAATGCTTTATGTATAATAAATACATAATCACTAACCAAAGAATAAGGGGAGAATAAAAAAATGAAAAGAAAAATAATATTATCATCAATTATTGCAATATTACTAGTTAGTCTTATGGGATGCGGACAAGACAAAAAAGAAACTGCACAGCAACTAGAAACAACAAAAGTAGAAGAAGAAGTTAAAGATACAGATTCAGAGCAGAAAAAAAATGAAACTGAAAATGAAACATCAAAAACAAATAACGATACTGATACTAATAAAGCAAATTCAACAGAACAATCCAATGCTAATATTTTTATGAGTGAACAACCAATTTTTCTTGAAAATTGTGTAAATATAAGTCCTGGTAGAGTTTATTACGAGGGCGATTCATTGGTGTTAGATGCTTATGTAACTAATGGATTGAATCGTACTGTATATGATATAGGGGTAGATAATATTACTTTATCTAATGAATCAGGAGTAATAGCTAGTGATGAATTTAGTGTTATGAAAGGGGCTTCAATAGGACCACACCAATATATTAAATGGACCTTTACATTTCCTGCAGCTAGTATAAAGAAACAAAATGCTGATTTAAATTATTTGCATACCTCAAGTAAAACAAATTATAACTATTAATAATAAAGGAGAGAGTGTTTAGTTAATAAAAATATAGAAAAAAGTGTGTGAATGTGTTGATATATACTCATAGGAGAGTGGGTATATTGAAACATATAACAAATTATAAACCAAGTGATTTTGCTGAATTATTAAATGTATCAGTAAAAACATTGCAACGCTGGGATAGAGAAGGGATACTTCATGCAAAACGAACTCCAACTAATCGAAGGTATTATACTTATGACCAATATTTAAAATTTAAAGGGTTAGACAATCATGTTGATAGGAAGATAGTTATATATAGTAGAGCTTCTACTAATAATCAAAAAGATGATTTAGCTAATCAAATTGAATTTTTGAAGAATTTTGCAAATGCTAAAGGTATTATAGTAGATGAAGTTATAAAAGATATAGGAAGTGGACTTAATTATAATCGTAAAAAATGGAATAAACTATTGGAGGAATGTATGGAAAATAAAATTGATTCTATATTGGTAACTCATAAAGATAGGTTTATACGTTTTGGATTTGAGTGGTTTGAAAGATTTATAGGAAAATTTAATACAAAAATTATAGTTGTAAATAATGAAAGTCTTTCCTCACAAGAAGAATTAGTTCAAGATATAATATCAATACTTCATGTATTTAGTTGTAGAATATATGGTCTGAGAAAGTATAAGAAAAAGATTAAGGAGGATAAGGAGATTGAAGAAAGCATACAAAATTGAAATTAAGCCGACAGGAGAACAAATAACCAAAATTCATCAAACTATTGGTGTGAGTAGATTTATATATAACTTTTATATTGCACATAATAAAGAAGTTTATAAGAATGAAAAGAAATTTGTTAGTGGAATGGATTTTTCTAAATGGCTTAATAATGAATATATTCCTAATAATCAAGATAAAGAATGGATTAAGGCGGTATCTTCCAAAGCTACTAAACAAGCCATTATGAATGGTGAAAAAGCATTTAAGAAGTTCTTTACTGGTGAAAGTGGTTTCCCTAAGTTCAAGAAAAAGAAAAATCAAGATGTCAAAGTCTATTTCCCAAAGAATAATAAAACAGACTGGACTATTGAAAGACATAGAGTAAAAATCCCAACATTAGGATGGATAAGGCTTAAAGAATTTGGATATATTCCAGTTGATTCTGTAGTTAAAAGTGGTACAGTAAATCAAAAAGCTGATAGATATTATGTATCAATTTTAGTAGAAGAAAATATTATATCTAAATCTAAACCATATTCAGAAGGAATAGGTGTTGACTTAGGTTTGAAGGATTTTGCAATCTGTAATAATGGAATATCTAAAAAGAATATTAATAAAACTAAAATAGTAAAAAAAGCAGAAAAGAAATTAAAGAGAGAACAAAGAAAACTTTCAAGGAAATATGAGAGTTTAAAGTTAAGGAATAAAAAAGAGAAAGGAGAAGCTATTCGTCAAAATATCCAAAAACAAATAGTCAATGTACAAAAAATTCATCAAAGACTTACAAACATTAGAACTGATTATATTAATAAAACAGTAAGTGAGTTAGTAAAGCAAAAACCAAGCTTTATTGCAATAGAGGATTTAAATGTTAAGGGAATGATGAAAAATAAGTATTTAGCTAAAGCAGTAGCACAGCAAAAATTTTATGATTTTAGAACTAAGCTTATTTCAAAGGCGAATCAAAATAATATTGAAGTGAGAATAGTTGATAGATGGTATCCATCATCTAAACTATGTTCGTGTTGTAAAGCATATAAGAAAGATTTAAAACTTTCAGATAGAATCTATAAATGTGAATGTGGAAATGTTATAGATAGAGATTTAAATGCTTCAATAAATTTAGCTAATGCTAAAAAATATAAGATAGCTTAAATTAAACAAGTTCTTATATATGTACCCAAGGCTATTTGGGGAATTTACGACTATGGAGTGTTATATAAAGCTGTAGTAGCTATAGGCAAGACAGAACACGTTGAAATAGTAATAATCTCGATATGGGTATGTTTGTCCATATTTTGAGTAGCAGAGTAAGATAATGTATTTGATGTTGTTTTCATTTGGAAGTATGATATTTATAGGATTGGGGTTACTTGTATATGGATTAAAGAAGTTTTCAATGAAGTCAGAATCGTATGATGGATATGACTATGAAGTTTATGATAATAAGCAGAATGAACAGGCAAGGTTAATTCAGGAAGAGCAGTTTAGATCATTTAATGAAGAAATTATAAGACAACAAGATCAACAATTTATGGAAGAATCATTGAAAAGTGTAACACCATTTGAAATGGGTGGATATGATATGACGCAGGGAAATTCATTTAATGATTTTAATAATGGAATGTTTTAAAGATACTCGAAAGGGTATCTTTTTTTATTTTCTAGAAAATTATAATGTAGGCAAATCTGTGGATAACTTTTGGAAGTATTGTAATTACAACAGTAGTAAAGGTGATTTAAATATGAATAAAGTGTTAATACAGAAAAGCATAGTCTGCGAAGCAGATTTTCTTGGATAGTAAAATCACATTTGATTAATATGGCAATTAGTAGTTTTTAGAAGTTAAATTTGATATAATTGAATAAAAATTATGGGGTTTTGAGGTATATATGGGTTTAAAAGATAGAAATATAAATAAGATTCTGGAAGAATTTAAGAGAAGTGGAAAGCTGAAATTAGATGATATACAAACTCTGTTAAATGTTAAAGAAAGAAATGCTAAAAATTATGTTAAATACTTAAAAGAGTATGGTTTTAATATTAAGTGTGAGAAGGGAATATATTCATTAGCCAGTATAGATGAAGCACAAGCAAAAGTTATAGATAAAGAGGCAATGAGAGAAATAGAAATCTTAACTACAGTTGGTGCTAATAATGGTATGTTGAATAGAAAGCACTTAGTTAACCAAATTAGAAATAGATTTTGTGATGAAGAGGTAGTAAGCGAAAAAACTTTACTAAGAGCTATAAAAAAATGTGAAGATAAAAAAATAATTAAATTAGAAGATAAAAAGTACAGGCTATTATTAAATATTAGTAATTTATATAAAATTTCAGATGATGATATTTCTAATTTTATTGATAAATGTGATATGTATAATACATCAATTCCTTTTTCTATTCAAGCTAATAAGTTAAAAGAAAAGATTGATATACAATGTGATTTTAAGGGATGGGAGTATTCTGTTTATAGCTTGGGCAGAAAATATGAGCGTAATAATTTTAAAGAGTTTTTTGAAAAAATTGATAAATATGATTATAAGCATAAAAAATTAAAGATTAAATTTAAATCTCAAATTGGAGTTTTGTGTTTAGCCATAGAAGTATGTATATTCTATTATAGTTGGGAGAAAGACAGACTATATATTATTTGCAATAATGAAGGTAATACAATTTTAATAAACACTGATACTATAATTGAGATTCAAGAACTAGAAGAATATAATTATTTTTTTGGAGATAGAGAATGTGTTGATAGAGTAAAATTAATGTTTCAAGCTTCTTTATCAACTCCATATAAGGTAAAGGTTGAGTTTGATAATATATTTAATATTAAAGATAAATTACAGAGACTTAACAAAAGCAGAACTACGAGTATATTGAAGGTTGTAGAAGAAAAATTAATTTATGAAGATCAAATTTGTGGATTGTATGATTTTGCTAATTATTTAAGAAGATTTGGATATTCATGTAGAGTGATTGAACCAATGGAGTTAAAGAATATAATGAAAAATACATATGAAAGAATACTTGAAAATTATGGAGTAAATTTAAATGAGTAGTGATAAACATAAAGATTTATTAAATATTATAGCCATTATTGCTAATAGAAATAAAGATGGATGTACCATTGAGGAATTACAATATATAACAAAGTTGCCGAAAGATATTATTAAAAATAATTTAGATAAGATTTCCAATAATCCTGAAATGTATTTTGAGTATCAGCCGTATGAAGAGGGCGGGGGATGGAGAATACAAAATTATATTGATAAAGTTCGTAGTGAGTATGATTATGTTATGTGCTTAGATACATTTGAGAAAAGTATTTTTGATATGGTAATTAATTCATCTAATAATAAATTAGATGTTATCATCAGTAAATTATATGGCATAAATGAATATGAAGAGGATATTCCTTTAATAGGTTCAGCTATAAATGAGAAAAAAATAATTAATGTAAAATACAGAAACAATAAAAATGAAGTTAATGAAATGAAAATTGAGCCTTTAGCTTTAGTATATTATGAATTTGAAAATAAGTTTTATTTGTTAGGCCAATATAATAACAATCTTATGACATATAGCTTGGAAAGATTTATAAAAACAGATATTACTAATGAAAGATTTATGGACAACCTAAACATTGATTTTGATAAATATTTAGCTAATGTATGGGGAATGGAATCAGGTAATAGAGTAAAGGTAAAGATTAAATTTATAAAAGAAGCTAATGTTGAAGAAAAAGTAAAAAGGGATTTGCAAAGACGAATATATAAAACAATAGAGGAATATGATGATTATTTTATATATTCTGATGAAGTTATAGGGATTAATAGTTTTAAACAATGGTTAAGAAGCTTTGGAAGTTCAGCTATAGTGCTAGAGCCAAAGGAATTAAGGGATGAAATAATAGAGGCTGTTAAAAAAGCATTAAGATATTATAAAGATTAGGGGAGAAACTAATGCGTAAAGAGTCATATGAAAAAAGCTTAAATAAGTATAGTAACAAGGAAACAGTGTTAAATAAATGGATTGAGTTAAATAAGAGGCTTAATAAAAATAAGGATTCTATTTATTATAGTAGGACAATATTAGATGCCCAAGGGTTAGTGGAATATGTAATTGATAATGTATTAAAAGATGAAAATGGGAATATTCCTAATCGAGATGTGAATGGAAGGTATTATGGGATTATAGACAAGTTAATTATGACAAGAGAAAATGATAAAATAATACCTAGTAATTTAATTAAAAGATTAAAAGAAATTAAGTATTATAGAAATGTAGTGGCGCATAGTACTAAAACTACTATTGATGAATTAGTAGATTATAATAAAGTTGAAGAAGCTTTAGATGTATATGGAGAAGTATTAAGCTGTTTGGGTTTTTTGGAGAGAGAAGATATAGTAGTGGGAATAGATAAGCTAAAGGCTGAAGTTTTGGATATTATAGATGAAACAGTAACTTTAGATGAGTTTATAGGTGAAGGAACTTCAGGAAGAGTATTTAAAGGTTATCACAAAAGATTAGGAATATATGTAGCTATTAAGGAAATTAAGCACAATACAGTTGATTCAGATATTATTGAAAATGAAAAGAAAATTTTAGTTTCTTTAAAACATAAAGGAATTCCTAATATTTATGACGTCATATCAGAAAATAGAACGTATTATATAGTAATGGAATATGTAGATGGCATGAATTTAGAAGAATTTATTGATAAAATAGGATCACCTTCTTTAAAAGTATTAATAGATATTGGGAAGCAATTATGTGATATAATAGGATATTTGCATGAGAAAAATATAGTTTATAATGATTTGAAGCCGAGTAATATATTGATAGATAATTATAATAAATTATCATTAATTGATTTTGGAATATCTTGTAATGTTAATAACAGATTAAAATTAACAAGTACATATTCAGGGACTTATGTTTATTCATCTCCAGAACAAATAAGAGGGGAGATAGGTTCAAGTGGCAATGATATTTATTCCTTAGGTGCTACATTATATTATATTAGTGAATGTGAGAATCCTATAACATCAGAGGAACAAAGGTTTAAGAAAAGTACAGATAAAAGGATAATTTATATAATTGAAAAAGCAATGGATTATAATAAAAATAATAGATATGAGTCTATTAAGGAGTTGAAAGAAGACTTAATAAGAGTTGAAAATGGTAAAAATCCTTCTTCGATGAAAGCAAAAGATATTAGCAAAAATAAAGTTATAATAATAGCAGCAAGTATTATTGTAGGTATTATTTTAGTTTCAGGTGGAAGTATTGGTATATATAAAACGTTAAGCACTGATAAAAATAATACAAATATAGAAGTAAATAATAAATCAAATAAAGAGCAAGAAAGTAAGAATTCAAATGATAGTATTAATAATGATAATAGCAATATAAAAGATGTGGCTAGCAATCAAAAAACTACTAATGAAGATGCAAACAATAAAAAACAATCTAATGTTCAAGTGTCAAATGAATCTGCTAGTACATTTAATGGAAAACTAGTAGCGAAACTAAGTAATTATGAGGTTGATGGTAAAGATCTAGTAGTCAATGTAAATATTGTGAATAATTATGATAAGGAAATAAATTTTTGGCCAGAAGGAATTTATATGATGAATGAAAATGGTAATAAATTTGCTATGGATATTCATAAGCAGTTAGCAAATGGAGGTACTCAATTTACTGTGGTACCAGGGGAGAGTAAAGATTTTAAATTTTATTTAACTGATTACGTTGAATCTAACTCACTTGCTTTTAAATTAGATAAAATTTGGTGCATGGGACCTGAAAGTATGAAAAATAAAATTGAGATAAAGATTAAATAGGTATAAAAAAATAATTTAATAAAAATATAGATAGTGAAATTGAATAGCTAGGGGATGTCCCCTAGCTATTCTAATTACAGGCTTGTGGTTTCAACTAATTTGCTAAAAATTCCTTTAGCTTTTGAAATATGCTTTTTGATTGAATATTATCAAATTCATCAAAATTACAGTTGTTTAAGTATTCAATTTTTAATCCATGGATTTCAGTAGTAGTATCTTCAATATTATGTTCCTTTTTGCAGTGTTCACACTGGAATTTCTTTTTAAAGGGTCTAGTTAAAATAGCTCCATCTACCATAACTTGAGAAGAAGTCTTAAGTCTTTTCATATCTTCCTCAGCTTGTCGTGCAAAAGTAACAATCCAAGGAAAATCTGTACCTTCACAAATTCTTTTTGTTGCAATTTGATATTTAGCATTAGGAATTTGGGAAAACTTACCTGGAATATATTTTAGTTGTGGGTTACTACAGAGGCTGCCAATAAGGAGAATCTTATTGAGATAAGGTTCTTTATCTTCTGTAGTAACAATAAAAGCTTTTGTAGCTAAGATAGTTGTTCTATGAAAAGAAGTTTCATTTAATTTATTACAGCAAGGACAAATATAAGTGTAGTTCTCTTGTTCTACAAATATCTTTCCCTCAAGGAGTATTGTTTTACCAATTTCAAGTGTATTTTTCAAATATTCCATTTGTTTTGATAATTTGATAACGGGATAAACAAACTTAGTATCATTTTTTTTTATTGATAATTTAAATTTTGTTTTATCATCATTTAGAATTTCAGTAATCTTACCTAATAATTGTACAGTGTTTTGCATTGCCATATAAAAGCACTTCCTTCCTAAAGTTAATTAATATTTATTATGATTACAGTATAGTAAGAAGTGTGGACAAAAAAATGCACTTTGTATTTTTAGTAATAATATTGTAAATGGAGAATAAGACATAATAATTTAAAAATCTACTCGTGGATATTAAATTATGAAAAAAATCTAAAGGCTTTAATATAAGATTGCATATAATAAAAAATATATGATAATATAAAAGTTATAATGACAGATGCTAGAATGAAAGGAAAAGAAAATGGATAAGGTAAAGATTTTTAAAGCGCTAGGAAATGAAACTAGATTAAATATATTATTATGGTTAAAAGATCCACAAAAAAATTTTGGACCACAGATACATTTATCAATAATGGATGATTTTCAAGAAGGTGTATGTGTAGGGGCCATAAGAAAGGTAAGTGGATTAAGTCAGTCAACTATATCAGGATTTTTATCAATATTAGAAGAGGCAGAGCTAGTAGAATCAAGAAATATTGGTCAATATACTTATTTTAGAAGAAATGAGAAAGCAATTAAGGAAATAACAGAATGGATGAAAATCGAATTATAGCAGTGAAAAAGACAGTAATAAATAAATTATGCCAATAATTTTAATTT
This genomic interval carries:
- a CDS encoding MerR family transcriptional regulator encodes the protein MNKYFTIGEISKLFNIPIKTLRYYDDIELFKPAFIDKQSKYRYYSIDQFVIIDIIKNSKLMGMSLQEIKNVINCDSSIEDTLSIIENQINVFNSKISELLKIKNSMEKLRTTITDAMNSKNNEVFIEFNKERRYISYNYVSNNIEEQEVNLRRAILDVESRQREVYSIFGVGTLYEKYIVENKIVNMDIRYYIDNKYDSNNYNILPEGYYVSIIFDDNSYNKYKYYKKLTDYIINKKIDVVGDFSETWIIPKSYKSKEITLVKLEIMCK
- a CDS encoding WYL domain-containing protein, giving the protein MGLKDRNINKILEEFKRSGKLKLDDIQTLLNVKERNAKNYVKYLKEYGFNIKCEKGIYSLASIDEAQAKVIDKEAMREIEILTTVGANNGMLNRKHLVNQIRNRFCDEEVVSEKTLLRAIKKCEDKKIIKLEDKKYRLLLNISNLYKISDDDISNFIDKCDMYNTSIPFSIQANKLKEKIDIQCDFKGWEYSVYSLGRKYERNNFKEFFEKIDKYDYKHKKLKIKFKSQIGVLCLAIEVCIFYYSWEKDRLYIICNNEGNTILINTDTIIEIQELEEYNYFFGDRECVDRVKLMFQASLSTPYKVKVEFDNIFNIKDKLQRLNKSRTTSILKVVEEKLIYEDQICGLYDFANYLRRFGYSCRVIEPMELKNIMKNTYERILENYGVNLNE
- a CDS encoding single-stranded DNA-binding protein, which translates into the protein MAMQNTVQLLGKITEILNDDKTKFKLSIKKNDTKFVYPVIKLSKQMEYLKNTLEIGKTILLEGKIFVEQENYTYICPCCNKLNETSFHRTTILATKAFIVTTEDKEPYLNKILLIGSLCSNPQLKYIPGKFSQIPNAKYQIATKRICEGTDFPWIVTFARQAEEDMKRLKTSSQVMVDGAILTRPFKKKFQCEHCKKEHNIEDTTTEIHGLKIEYLNNCNFDEFDNIQSKSIFQKLKEFLAN
- a CDS encoding IS607 family transposase, whose amino-acid sequence is MTNYKPSDFAELLNVSVKTLQRWDREGILHAKRTPTNRRYYTYDQYLKFKGLDNHVDRKIVIYSRASTNNQKDDLANQIEFLKNFANAKGIIVDEVIKDIGSGLNYNRKKWNKLLEECMENKIDSILVTHKDRFIRFGFEWFERFIGKFNTKIIVVNNESLSSQEELVQDIISILHVFSCRIYGLRKYKKKIKEDKEIEESIQN
- a CDS encoding WYL domain-containing protein, which produces MSSDKHKDLLNIIAIIANRNKDGCTIEELQYITKLPKDIIKNNLDKISNNPEMYFEYQPYEEGGGWRIQNYIDKVRSEYDYVMCLDTFEKSIFDMVINSSNNKLDVIISKLYGINEYEEDIPLIGSAINEKKIINVKYRNNKNEVNEMKIEPLALVYYEFENKFYLLGQYNNNLMTYSLERFIKTDITNERFMDNLNIDFDKYLANVWGMESGNRVKVKIKFIKEANVEEKVKRDLQRRIYKTIEEYDDYFIYSDEVIGINSFKQWLRSFGSSAIVLEPKELRDEIIEAVKKALRYYKD
- a CDS encoding serine/threonine-protein kinase — its product is MRKESYEKSLNKYSNKETVLNKWIELNKRLNKNKDSIYYSRTILDAQGLVEYVIDNVLKDENGNIPNRDVNGRYYGIIDKLIMTRENDKIIPSNLIKRLKEIKYYRNVVAHSTKTTIDELVDYNKVEEALDVYGEVLSCLGFLEREDIVVGIDKLKAEVLDIIDETVTLDEFIGEGTSGRVFKGYHKRLGIYVAIKEIKHNTVDSDIIENEKKILVSLKHKGIPNIYDVISENRTYYIVMEYVDGMNLEEFIDKIGSPSLKVLIDIGKQLCDIIGYLHEKNIVYNDLKPSNILIDNYNKLSLIDFGISCNVNNRLKLTSTYSGTYVYSSPEQIRGEIGSSGNDIYSLGATLYYISECENPITSEEQRFKKSTDKRIIYIIEKAMDYNKNNRYESIKELKEDLIRVENGKNPSSMKAKDISKNKVIIIAASIIVGIILVSGGSIGIYKTLSTDKNNTNIEVNNKSNKEQESKNSNDSINNDNSNIKDVASNQKTTNEDANNKKQSNVQVSNESASTFNGKLVAKLSNYEVDGKDLVVNVNIVNNYDKEINFWPEGIYMMNENGNKFAMDIHKQLANGGTQFTVVPGESKDFKFYLTDYVESNSLAFKLDKIWCMGPESMKNKIEIKIK
- a CDS encoding RNA-guided endonuclease InsQ/TnpB family protein, with the protein product MKKAYKIEIKPTGEQITKIHQTIGVSRFIYNFYIAHNKEVYKNEKKFVSGMDFSKWLNNEYIPNNQDKEWIKAVSSKATKQAIMNGEKAFKKFFTGESGFPKFKKKKNQDVKVYFPKNNKTDWTIERHRVKIPTLGWIRLKEFGYIPVDSVVKSGTVNQKADRYYVSILVEENIISKSKPYSEGIGVDLGLKDFAICNNGISKKNINKTKIVKKAEKKLKREQRKLSRKYESLKLRNKKEKGEAIRQNIQKQIVNVQKIHQRLTNIRTDYINKTVSELVKQKPSFIAIEDLNVKGMMKNKYLAKAVAQQKFYDFRTKLISKANQNNIEVRIVDRWYPSSKLCSCCKAYKKDLKLSDRIYKCECGNVIDRDLNASINLANAKKYKIA
- a CDS encoding molybdenum cofactor biosynthesis F family protein, producing the protein MNEVQERDFPTVEELSQGFSEFKLPQAGELVGRKIILNYENGYEMIYEFLDNETIKVKYINGEVEEKISAIYTAVSPREKIYVIDFIWSFGETKSFTTVIDLNKNIATTLIAELPNKEEVAISQFERGDKGLPLTSVKAEFEHASIDTKFSSDTVKHKFTSDLIGKRILFKYSSKDAYEHIYLNENYYTWHCVSGIEKGLCDTDRCFYLKIEENLYWFTWLERVVPTVGTVVEDLDLNKMRSYGKIYGYESYDMGKVTNFPVGSYAIMLNKTEY
- a CDS encoding ArsR/SmtB family transcription factor, with amino-acid sequence MDKVKIFKALGNETRLNILLWLKDPQKNFGPQIHLSIMDDFQEGVCVGAIRKVSGLSQSTISGFLSILEEAELVESRNIGQYTYFRRNEKAIKEITEWMKIEL
- a CDS encoding SLAP domain-containing protein, with product MKRKIILSSIIAILLVSLMGCGQDKKETAQQLETTKVEEEVKDTDSEQKKNETENETSKTNNDTDTNKANSTEQSNANIFMSEQPIFLENCVNISPGRVYYEGDSLVLDAYVTNGLNRTVYDIGVDNITLSNESGVIASDEFSVMKGASIGPHQYIKWTFTFPAASIKKQNADLNYLHTSSKTNYNY